A DNA window from uncultured Methanoregula sp. contains the following coding sequences:
- a CDS encoding chemotaxis protein CheW yields the protein MSAKASEPVAAMNNPAAAHKEQEPASIQVVEFVLGNEHFAIDLFDVKEVVEYTTITKLPNVPAHVRGIIDLRGEITMIIDLKHRLNITEESTKSIEASRIIVLDDKIATSKIGILVDDVTSVSTFEGTQVDYTSTSINQDDSAIIGIIKRKVKIKDKEKNELIIWIGLRQLLTDVESPA from the coding sequence ATGAGTGCCAAGGCAAGCGAACCTGTTGCAGCCATGAATAATCCGGCCGCCGCCCACAAGGAACAGGAGCCGGCTTCGATCCAGGTCGTGGAATTCGTTCTCGGGAACGAACATTTTGCGATCGACCTGTTCGATGTCAAGGAAGTGGTAGAGTATACCACGATCACAAAACTTCCCAATGTCCCTGCCCATGTCCGGGGAATCATCGATCTCCGGGGCGAGATTACGATGATCATAGACCTCAAGCACCGGCTGAATATTACTGAGGAGAGCACCAAATCGATCGAAGCTTCGAGAATAATTGTCCTTGATGACAAGATCGCCACATCAAAGATCGGTATTCTTGTCGATGACGTAACCTCAGTCTCGACATTTGAGGGAACCCAGGTGGATTACACATCAACGTCCATCAACCAGGATGACAGTGCCATCATCGGGATCATCAAACGCAAGGTGAAAATAAAGGACAAAGAGAAGAACGAACTAATCATCTGGATCGGGCTCCGGCAGCTCCTGACCGATGTCGAATCACCGGCATGA
- a CDS encoding SWIM zinc finger family protein, translating to MSNLFERLAGRKDLDCALRQEIEQEYGSRGKKALAILDAKKVKKYHDFFVVDGRSDPYIVDEDFCTCGDFLYRGRPCSHLLAVRIARATGVYETIDSWYLDEFNDPGRQRPQ from the coding sequence ATGAGCAATCTCTTTGAACGCCTTGCCGGCAGAAAAGATCTGGATTGTGCCCTGCGACAGGAAATCGAACAGGAGTACGGTTCACGGGGAAAGAAGGCCCTCGCAATTCTCGATGCAAAAAAGGTAAAAAAATACCATGACTTTTTTGTCGTCGACGGGAGATCCGATCCGTATATCGTTGACGAGGATTTCTGTACCTGCGGTGATTTCCTGTACCGTGGCCGGCCCTGCTCGCATCTTCTTGCCGTGCGGATTGCCCGGGCAACCGGTGTTTACGAAACCATCGATTCCTGGTATCTGGATGAGTTCAACGATCCTGGCAGGCAAAGACCGCAATAG
- a CDS encoding Nif3-like dinuclear metal center hexameric protein, which translates to MDVRTFIVDMERLAPPDLAEDFDAGKIGLVVEGKNTIKTVCCALDATPAVVKKAIAAHADMLVVHHTPLWTPITSLTGATSSLMRDVLSNNLNIYVMHTNFDRASCGVNDCLSDLLSLSNTEPMTLGLTGDCELSVEEIARRIGGPVRVWGKIKKPRRLALVGGSGFDLSFMREAEALGADAFLSAELKHSVYRAAPLPCIEATHYALESPAMERLARNSGWKFIADPPVISVIS; encoded by the coding sequence ATGGATGTGCGAACCTTCATTGTGGATATGGAGCGCCTGGCCCCGCCCGATCTTGCCGAGGATTTCGATGCAGGAAAAATCGGTCTTGTCGTGGAAGGGAAAAACACCATCAAAACGGTCTGCTGCGCTCTTGATGCTACACCGGCCGTAGTGAAAAAAGCGATAGCTGCCCATGCCGATATGCTGGTTGTCCACCACACCCCGCTCTGGACTCCCATCACCTCGCTGACCGGCGCAACCTCATCCCTGATGAGGGATGTTCTCTCGAACAACCTGAATATCTATGTCATGCATACGAATTTCGACCGGGCGTCGTGCGGCGTGAACGACTGCCTTTCCGATCTCTTGTCCCTCTCCAATACCGAACCCATGACCCTGGGACTGACCGGTGACTGTGAACTCTCGGTTGAGGAGATCGCCCGCCGCATTGGCGGGCCGGTCCGGGTCTGGGGAAAGATCAAAAAACCCCGGCGTCTTGCTCTTGTGGGCGGGAGCGGTTTCGATCTCTCCTTCATGAGAGAAGCAGAAGCCCTGGGCGCGGATGCATTCCTGTCTGCGGAACTGAAACATTCCGTGTACCGCGCTGCTCCGTTGCCCTGCATCGAAGCCACGCATTATGCCCTGGAGTCCCCGGCCATGGAGCGCCTGGCCCGGAACAGCGGCTGGAAATTTATCGCTGATCCGCCGGTCATTTCTGTTATCTCATGA
- a CDS encoding homocysteine biosynthesis protein, producing MHKSIEQINERIRDGSARVVTAEEMPAIVAELGEKGALKEVDVVTTGTFGAMCSSGAFLNFGHAEPPIRMERIWLNNVEAYGGLAAVDTYIGATQQSDTLEEEYGGAHVIEDLVAGKSVELRASSRGTDCYPRRTISTDLELQNLNQAIMCNPRNAYQRYNAATNTTDRVLHTYMGMLLPGSGNITYSGAGVLNPISNDPKLRLIGSGVPIFLCGAPGMVVGEGTQHSPAGGFGTLMVTGDLKQMSQDYLRAATMTGYGVTLYVGLGIPLPVLDLEVVRATAVRDEDISVDILDYGAPSRSRPVIRKATYAELRSGSVEINGEEIRTSSLSSFRKARQVAAELKGWVEKGTLQLSLPTRPIDPKKSSRPMHQTTKGPRVLDIMDKSVITIGESEEIRTAAKKLLKGETNHLPVVNSNGVLVGIITTFDVSKAVANPGKAHLVKDIMKTKVITTSADEAVDIAVQKLEQYNISALPVVDADHRVIAILTAMNLGKLFGGRWLK from the coding sequence ATGCACAAGTCCATCGAGCAGATCAATGAGCGCATCAGGGACGGCAGCGCCCGGGTGGTAACCGCTGAGGAGATGCCAGCGATCGTTGCCGAACTGGGTGAGAAAGGGGCGTTGAAGGAAGTGGATGTTGTTACAACCGGCACGTTCGGCGCCATGTGCTCGTCCGGCGCGTTCCTCAATTTCGGCCATGCCGAACCCCCCATCCGCATGGAGCGGATCTGGCTCAACAATGTCGAGGCTTACGGTGGACTTGCGGCCGTCGACACCTATATCGGGGCAACGCAGCAGTCCGATACCCTTGAAGAAGAGTATGGCGGAGCGCATGTTATCGAAGACCTGGTTGCAGGAAAAAGCGTGGAACTCCGGGCAAGCTCGCGGGGAACCGACTGTTACCCGAGAAGGACGATCTCGACCGATCTCGAGCTCCAGAACCTTAACCAGGCGATCATGTGCAATCCAAGGAACGCGTACCAGCGCTACAATGCCGCAACCAATACAACGGACCGGGTTCTCCACACCTACATGGGGATGCTGCTTCCCGGCTCCGGCAATATTACCTATTCCGGTGCAGGAGTTCTCAACCCGATCTCCAATGATCCGAAACTCAGGCTCATCGGCAGCGGTGTTCCCATCTTCCTCTGCGGAGCGCCGGGCATGGTTGTCGGGGAAGGTACCCAGCATTCCCCGGCCGGGGGCTTTGGGACCCTGATGGTTACAGGAGATCTCAAGCAGATGTCCCAGGACTACCTGCGGGCGGCAACCATGACCGGCTATGGCGTCACCCTTTACGTTGGTCTTGGCATCCCCCTGCCGGTGCTGGATCTCGAAGTTGTCCGGGCAACCGCGGTCCGGGACGAGGACATCAGCGTTGACATTCTGGATTATGGTGCACCGAGCCGTTCCCGCCCGGTCATAAGGAAAGCAACCTATGCTGAGCTCCGCTCAGGATCTGTGGAGATCAATGGAGAAGAGATCCGGACCTCCTCGCTCTCCAGTTTCCGGAAAGCCCGGCAGGTAGCGGCAGAACTCAAAGGCTGGGTCGAGAAGGGAACCCTGCAGTTGTCCCTGCCCACCCGGCCAATCGATCCGAAAAAATCCTCACGGCCCATGCACCAGACCACCAAGGGTCCCCGGGTGCTCGACATCATGGACAAGAGCGTGATAACGATCGGGGAATCCGAAGAGATCCGCACGGCAGCAAAAAAACTTCTCAAAGGTGAGACCAACCACCTGCCGGTGGTCAACAGCAACGGGGTTCTTGTCGGGATAATCACCACCTTCGATGTCTCAAAAGCGGTTGCAAATCCCGGTAAAGCACATCTCGTAAAAGATATCATGAAGACAAAAGTTATCACAACTTCTGCCGATGAGGCTGTGGATATCGCGGTTCAGAAGCTGGAGCAGTACAATATCAGCGCCCTTCCGGTAGTTGACGCAGATCACCGGGTGATTGCCATCCTCACGGCCATGAATCTGGGCAAGCTCTTTGGCGGGAGGTGGCTGAAATGA
- a CDS encoding 4Fe-4S binding protein, which yields MKLLVTFSRGKGRRPIIAQVVRDTGVLINVERAVIDSSEGEALIDVPDDQCKLVRDTMSDLGAHVRILEHGINHNESECVDCGACISICPREVFSFDMEWKLKIDEERCILCGKCVEACPHRALTLPL from the coding sequence ATGAAGCTCCTCGTCACCTTTTCCCGGGGCAAAGGAAGGAGGCCGATCATCGCCCAGGTTGTCCGCGATACTGGCGTCCTCATTAATGTCGAACGGGCAGTCATCGACTCTTCCGAGGGGGAGGCGCTCATCGATGTCCCGGATGACCAGTGCAAGCTCGTGCGGGACACCATGTCGGATCTCGGGGCACATGTCCGGATTCTCGAGCACGGCATCAACCACAACGAGAGCGAATGCGTGGACTGCGGGGCCTGCATCAGCATCTGCCCGCGCGAAGTCTTCTCGTTCGATATGGAATGGAAACTGAAGATCGACGAAGAGCGGTGCATCCTCTGCGGCAAATGCGTTGAGGCCTGCCCGCATCGGGCGCTTACCCTGCCATTATGA
- a CDS encoding UPF0280 family protein: protein MIRVPFHFRETFATILADDPAHVAAAKAGILAARQDLEAYIARDPFFASTFDPYEPGSDILIVRRMAEAARKAGVGPMAAVAGAVAWAGVEAMQDAGALFGVIDNGGDIALVSDRPVRVGVHAGASPLSNHIAFVVPPTEGILGICTSSATVGPSISFGMADAVTIFAQDVALADAWATAVCNQLRPEDHSVLESINTGEVNGVFAIMGEQVVRWGNLPPLYNAKVDEQLISAGDRI, encoded by the coding sequence ATGATCCGGGTGCCGTTCCATTTCCGCGAAACATTTGCAACGATCCTTGCAGACGATCCGGCTCATGTTGCGGCAGCGAAAGCCGGTATCCTTGCAGCCCGTCAGGATCTGGAGGCATATATCGCCCGCGACCCTTTTTTTGCATCAACGTTCGATCCGTACGAACCGGGTTCGGATATCCTGATCGTCCGGAGAATGGCAGAGGCTGCAAGGAAGGCCGGTGTCGGCCCGATGGCAGCAGTAGCCGGGGCCGTTGCATGGGCCGGTGTCGAGGCCATGCAGGATGCAGGGGCTCTTTTCGGCGTGATCGATAACGGGGGGGATATCGCCCTTGTCTCGGATCGCCCGGTCCGGGTCGGCGTACATGCCGGGGCATCTCCGCTCTCCAATCATATCGCATTCGTCGTCCCCCCAACTGAAGGAATTTTGGGCATCTGCACATCCTCGGCAACGGTCGGGCCTTCAATCTCGTTCGGGATGGCCGATGCCGTGACCATATTTGCGCAGGATGTTGCTCTTGCCGATGCCTGGGCAACGGCAGTCTGCAACCAGCTCCGGCCGGAGGATCATTCGGTTCTTGAATCCATAAATACCGGGGAGGTGAACGGGGTGTTTGCCATTATGGGCGAACAGGTTGTCCGCTGGGGGAACCTGCCGCCGCTGTACAACGCGAAGGTGGATGAGCAGCTGATAAGCGCCGGAGACCGGATCTGA
- a CDS encoding thioredoxin family protein — translation MAENPEGKNIQLLSEKEAGSTAQRDLTVTAPVEADDRTWEQIVEKTKTPVAVMFYSPSCSFCHQMDPYFTKYAAEYSDSVLFVRLNILSSSWTSERYGVRSTPTFKFFCDGKPVQEIVGAVYPALLKKMIDDVLLHGKECAKNSTRIDYEITGYG, via the coding sequence ATGGCAGAAAACCCGGAGGGAAAAAATATCCAGCTCCTTTCAGAGAAGGAAGCAGGCAGTACTGCACAGCGGGACCTGACGGTAACAGCACCCGTTGAAGCAGACGATCGCACATGGGAGCAGATTGTTGAAAAAACAAAAACCCCCGTTGCGGTTATGTTTTATTCACCCTCCTGTTCGTTCTGCCACCAGATGGATCCGTATTTTACGAAATATGCCGCTGAATACAGCGACTCGGTTCTCTTCGTCCGGCTCAATATCCTGTCAAGCTCATGGACGAGCGAGCGGTACGGTGTCCGAAGCACCCCTACATTCAAGTTCTTCTGTGACGGAAAACCGGTCCAGGAGATAGTCGGGGCGGTGTACCCGGCCCTTTTGAAAAAAATGATCGATGACGTGCTGCTTCACGGAAAGGAATGTGCAAAGAATTCAACCAGGATAGATTACGAGATAACCGGGTACGGGTAA
- a CDS encoding NADP-dependent malic enzyme, whose amino-acid sequence MAFSPGSDDIYQESLALHAHHQGKLEIRSKVPLRNRHDLSLAYTPGVAEVCRKISKNKNLAYKYTLKANTIAIVTDGSAVLGLGNIGGHAAIPVMEGKAILFKEFAGIDAFPICFEKFESDFVDQVKNIAPVFGGINLEDIAAPKCFEVEDALQDLGIPVMHDDQHGTAVVVLGALLNACRVTRKKFTDLNIVICGAGAAGFAITRLLKCIGYDPNVCTMVNEIVVCDTQGTIFRGREGLYRNKYKFIIAEETNKPALSGSLADALNGADVVIGVSSPGVITEEMVRSMNRDAIVFAMANPVPEIWPDAAKNAGAAVVGTGRSDFPNQINNVLGFPGIFRGALDARATKISDEMKIAAAHAIADYVKKPTRECIMPDILDKGVTKAVAKAVAEAAVTSGCSRPMD is encoded by the coding sequence ATGGCGTTTTCACCGGGAAGCGATGATATCTACCAGGAATCTCTTGCCCTGCATGCACATCATCAGGGAAAACTGGAGATCCGGTCAAAAGTTCCCTTGAGGAACCGGCACGATCTCTCCCTTGCATATACGCCGGGTGTTGCAGAAGTCTGCCGGAAAATTTCAAAGAACAAGAATCTTGCTTACAAGTATACGCTCAAAGCCAATACCATTGCAATTGTAACCGATGGCTCTGCGGTCCTCGGTCTGGGGAATATCGGGGGGCATGCGGCAATCCCGGTTATGGAGGGAAAGGCCATTCTCTTCAAGGAGTTTGCCGGCATCGATGCATTTCCCATCTGTTTTGAAAAGTTTGAATCGGATTTCGTTGACCAGGTCAAGAATATCGCGCCGGTCTTTGGCGGGATCAATCTTGAGGATATTGCTGCACCGAAATGTTTCGAAGTCGAGGACGCGCTGCAGGATCTGGGTATACCGGTCATGCATGACGACCAGCACGGCACCGCGGTCGTTGTTCTCGGAGCCCTTCTCAATGCCTGCAGGGTTACCCGGAAAAAGTTCACGGATCTCAATATCGTAATCTGCGGTGCCGGGGCTGCCGGGTTTGCTATAACCCGGCTCCTCAAATGCATCGGGTACGATCCTAATGTCTGTACCATGGTCAACGAGATCGTTGTCTGCGATACGCAGGGAACGATATTCCGGGGGCGGGAGGGACTTTACCGGAACAAATACAAGTTCATCATTGCCGAAGAGACGAACAAGCCTGCACTTTCTGGATCCCTTGCAGACGCATTGAACGGTGCCGATGTAGTTATCGGTGTCTCTTCACCGGGAGTAATCACGGAAGAGATGGTACGGTCAATGAACCGGGATGCGATCGTCTTTGCCATGGCAAACCCGGTTCCGGAGATCTGGCCGGATGCAGCGAAGAACGCAGGAGCAGCGGTGGTCGGGACCGGCCGCAGCGATTTTCCCAACCAGATCAACAATGTGCTCGGTTTCCCGGGAATATTCCGCGGGGCCCTGGATGCCCGGGCAACCAAAATTTCCGATGAGATGAAGATCGCCGCTGCCCATGCGATTGCCGATTACGTGAAAAAACCCACGCGGGAATGCATCATGCCCGATATTCTGGATAAGGGCGTGACAAAAGCGGTTGCAAAGGCAGTGGCCGAAGCAGCAGTAACTTCCGGGTGCAGCCGTCCGATGGATTGA